A genomic segment from bacterium encodes:
- a CDS encoding DinB family protein yields the protein MIDYVRKILTGQFGASLCMLNACIQKCPATHWDGRIAKFTFWTVAYHTLCFVDLYLSPNEESFQPRDGLHPRGWDEFHAEIPSRRFDKSELSAYVAICRQKAVATLAAETRESLERNSGFAWLPFSRGELHVYNIRHVQHHAGQLSAYLRRIDETLQNRTALKWIRTGWE from the coding sequence ATGATCGACTACGTCCGGAAGATTCTCACGGGCCAATTCGGGGCGTCGCTGTGCATGCTCAATGCGTGCATCCAGAAGTGTCCTGCGACGCATTGGGACGGCAGAATCGCCAAATTCACGTTCTGGACCGTCGCCTACCACACGCTCTGCTTTGTCGATTTGTACCTTTCACCGAACGAAGAGTCATTTCAGCCGCGGGACGGTCTTCATCCCCGAGGGTGGGACGAGTTCCACGCGGAGATTCCGAGCAGACGCTTCGACAAAAGCGAGCTAAGCGCATACGTGGCGATCTGCCGGCAGAAGGCGGTAGCAACGCTTGCCGCCGAAACACGTGAGTCCCTCGAACGCAACTCGGGATTCGCCTGGCTGCCGTTTTCGCGCGGTGAGTTGCACGTGTACAACATCCGCCATGTACAGCATCATGCTGGTCAATTGAGTGCCTATCTGCGGCGCATCGATGAGACGCTCCAGAACCGGACCGCCCTCAAGTGGATCCGGACGGGCTGGGAGTAA